Proteins encoded within one genomic window of Flavobacterium oreochromis:
- the ybeY gene encoding rRNA maturation RNase YbeY: protein MINYNYETNFLLSNEVDYTEWIKTVIESENKELNEINYIFCNDEYLLEINKQYLDHDYYTDVISFDYTENNLIAGDIFISIDRIKENAIDLGVSFDEELKRVIIHGVLHYCGYKDKTSSEEELMRLKEDEKIKMFHVKHN from the coding sequence ATGATAAATTATAATTACGAAACTAATTTTTTGTTATCTAATGAAGTTGATTATACAGAATGGATTAAAACTGTTATCGAATCTGAAAATAAAGAATTAAATGAAATTAATTACATCTTTTGTAATGATGAATATCTATTAGAAATCAATAAGCAATATCTGGATCACGATTATTATACAGATGTTATTAGTTTTGATTACACAGAAAACAACTTAATCGCTGGTGATATTTTTATATCTATTGATCGTATAAAAGAGAATGCTATTGATTTAGGAGTATCTTTTGATGAAGAATTAAAACGCGTTATTATTCATGGTGTATTACATTATTGCGGGTATAAAGACAAAACTTCATCAGAAGAAGAATTAATGCGTTTAAAAGAAGATGAAAAAATAAAAATGTTTCACGTGAAACATAATTAA
- a CDS encoding DUF4175 family protein produces MESKQLIFVKLESFIKKYYTNELLRGSLFFIGLGLLYFLFTSFIEYFLWLQPTGRTILFWLFITVELFLLIRFIIIPLFKLFKLQKGLSYEQASFIIGKHFTEVNDKLVNFLQLVNNSNQSELLLASIDQKAKSLQPIPFVNAIDFRKNKKYIPLALIPFLIILFFMISGKEEYLAQGMHRVVNYDQHFSPPAPFELFIKDSLITQQNKDFTLTVFSKGKVNPDKAIIVIGNEQYFMENTAAGTFQYTFENPLADTDFYIQSNEVISKNYHLKVNSVPAITHFEMLLNFPNYLGKKPELIRGTGNAVIPEGTTITWSIKAQSTEIVRMNINNSLSSFNFKNNNFIFSKKINQNSEYQIVTSNKDVKDFEKLTYSLNVIKDQYPSIKIETIPDSLHVSKPYLIGQIADDYGFHRLSIIYFPKDKMSQAKRGTLSFKQGIYDKFIFNFPGSLPIDRGVQYDYYFEISDNDFLNGFKTSKSAVFSHRESTEEEKQEEFLQQQNDNINSLSKSLKLQDKQQLELEKIEQVGKEKKELNYKEQQKINDFIKRQKEQEELLKNYSEKIKENLDQFKPTSKDLKKEELENRLDNVQQDLDKNKKLLDELKNLNEKLQHEELFDKIEKFQQKSKNQTKSLEQLVELTKRYYIEQKAKQLVDKLEKLADQEEELSNNKDNNEKEQNELNSSFDRLQKELNDLDKENKKLKKPLKIPSDIEKQNSIDNDMKNASNELKNKNNAKASTKQKSAARKMRQMSQSIEKDMQGGDKEQMNEDIKMLRQIVDNLLRFSFSEEKLMNNFKSINGTSASFSKYIKTQQDLKNQFKHVDDSLFTMSLRNPKIGEKVTKEIGTIYYNLDKSIDYFTENQLARGVSSQQYTFTSANNLANLLADVLDNMQMSMSGSGSGQGNPSPGKGKGSGMQLPDIIMRQEELAKKMSKDKSNKPSSSGSSGSGEGKEPNGNGNKSGGQGGSSSKDGNSKQNNSSETNEGNAQDIIDILKEQQQLRDALEKELHKQGLGSQGQNAIEQMKQLEKQLITKGFNKQLVQKALNLKYELLKLQEAAQQQNQDNKREGVTNKKEFQNSSPALPQKLQEYLNSIEILNRQSLPLRSQFNKRIQEYFKKNDKL; encoded by the coding sequence TTGGAATCAAAACAGCTCATATTCGTTAAATTAGAAAGTTTTATTAAAAAATATTATACTAATGAATTACTTCGTGGTAGCTTATTTTTTATTGGATTAGGTTTATTATATTTTTTATTTACTAGTTTTATTGAATATTTTTTGTGGTTACAACCCACAGGAAGAACCATATTATTTTGGTTATTTATCACTGTGGAATTGTTTTTACTTATTCGTTTTATAATAATACCATTATTTAAATTATTTAAACTTCAAAAAGGATTAAGCTATGAACAAGCATCATTTATAATAGGTAAACACTTTACTGAGGTAAATGATAAGTTAGTTAATTTCTTACAGTTAGTAAATAATTCAAATCAATCAGAATTACTATTAGCTTCTATAGATCAAAAAGCAAAAAGCTTGCAACCTATTCCTTTTGTGAATGCAATAGATTTTAGAAAAAATAAAAAGTATATTCCATTGGCTTTAATTCCTTTTCTTATTATTTTATTTTTTATGATTTCAGGAAAAGAAGAATATTTAGCACAAGGTATGCATCGTGTAGTTAATTATGATCAACATTTCTCTCCTCCTGCTCCATTTGAATTATTCATTAAAGATTCATTAATTACCCAACAAAATAAAGATTTTACTTTAACTGTTTTTTCTAAAGGTAAAGTAAATCCAGATAAAGCAATTATTGTTATAGGTAATGAACAATATTTTATGGAAAATACAGCAGCAGGTACTTTTCAATATACTTTTGAAAATCCTTTAGCTGATACTGATTTTTATATTCAATCAAATGAAGTAATAAGTAAGAATTATCATTTAAAAGTTAATTCAGTTCCAGCTATTACTCATTTTGAAATGCTATTAAATTTCCCTAACTATTTAGGTAAAAAACCAGAGTTAATAAGAGGTACTGGTAATGCAGTTATTCCTGAAGGGACTACTATTACTTGGAGTATTAAAGCTCAATCGACAGAAATAGTTCGTATGAATATCAATAATTCATTGAGTAGTTTTAATTTTAAAAATAATAACTTTATTTTTTCAAAAAAAATCAATCAAAATTCAGAATATCAAATAGTTACTTCAAATAAAGATGTAAAAGACTTCGAAAAACTCACATATTCTTTGAATGTTATTAAAGATCAGTATCCAAGTATAAAAATAGAAACGATTCCAGATAGTTTACATGTTTCTAAACCTTATTTAATTGGTCAAATTGCAGATGATTATGGTTTCCATCGTTTGAGTATTATATATTTTCCAAAAGATAAAATGAGTCAAGCAAAACGTGGAACACTATCTTTTAAACAAGGTATTTATGATAAATTTATTTTTAATTTTCCTGGTTCATTACCTATAGATAGAGGAGTTCAGTATGATTATTATTTTGAAATTTCTGATAATGATTTTTTAAATGGTTTTAAAACTTCTAAGTCTGCTGTATTTTCACACCGTGAGTCTACAGAAGAAGAAAAACAAGAAGAATTTTTACAACAACAAAACGATAATATTAATAGCCTTTCTAAATCTTTAAAATTACAGGATAAACAACAATTAGAATTAGAGAAAATAGAACAAGTGGGTAAAGAGAAAAAAGAACTGAATTATAAAGAACAACAAAAAATTAATGATTTTATAAAACGTCAAAAAGAACAAGAAGAATTATTAAAAAATTATTCTGAAAAAATAAAAGAAAATTTAGATCAATTTAAACCTACTTCTAAAGATCTTAAAAAAGAAGAATTAGAAAATCGCTTAGATAATGTGCAACAAGATTTAGATAAAAACAAGAAACTATTAGATGAATTAAAAAATCTAAATGAAAAATTACAGCATGAAGAATTATTTGATAAAATTGAAAAGTTTCAGCAAAAATCTAAGAATCAAACTAAAAGTTTAGAACAGTTAGTAGAATTGACTAAGCGTTATTATATTGAACAAAAAGCAAAGCAACTTGTAGATAAATTAGAAAAACTAGCAGATCAAGAAGAAGAATTATCTAATAATAAAGACAATAATGAAAAGGAACAGAATGAATTAAATTCTTCTTTTGATCGTTTACAAAAAGAATTAAATGATTTAGATAAAGAAAATAAAAAGCTAAAGAAACCTTTAAAAATACCTTCCGATATAGAAAAGCAGAATAGTATTGATAATGATATGAAGAATGCAAGCAATGAATTAAAAAATAAAAATAATGCTAAAGCTAGTACTAAACAAAAAAGTGCTGCTCGAAAAATGCGTCAGATGTCGCAATCAATAGAAAAAGATATGCAAGGTGGTGATAAAGAACAAATGAATGAAGATATTAAAATGCTTCGTCAAATTGTAGATAATCTACTTAGATTTTCATTTTCAGAAGAAAAATTAATGAATAATTTCAAGAGTATTAATGGAACATCTGCGTCATTTTCTAAATATATAAAGACACAACAAGATTTAAAAAATCAGTTTAAACATGTAGATGATAGTTTATTTACGATGTCATTACGTAATCCTAAAATAGGAGAAAAAGTTACAAAAGAAATAGGTACTATTTATTATAACTTAGATAAATCAATAGATTATTTTACAGAAAATCAACTTGCTCGCGGTGTTTCTAGTCAACAATATACATTTACTAGTGCTAATAATTTAGCTAATTTATTAGCAGATGTTTTAGATAATATGCAAATGTCTATGTCGGGATCAGGATCAGGTCAAGGTAATCCTAGTCCTGGAAAAGGAAAAGGTTCTGGTATGCAATTACCAGATATAATTATGAGACAAGAAGAGTTAGCTAAAAAAATGAGTAAAGATAAATCTAATAAACCTAGTTCATCAGGATCTTCTGGTAGTGGTGAAGGAAAAGAACCAAACGGAAATGGTAATAAATCAGGTGGTCAAGGAGGTTCTAGTTCTAAAGATGGTAATTCAAAACAAAATAATTCTAGTGAAACTAATGAGGGTAACGCACAAGATATTATAGATATTTTAAAGGAGCAACAGCAATTACGAGATGCTTTAGAAAAAGAATTACATAAACAAGGATTAGGTTCACAAGGGCAAAATGCTATAGAACAAATGAAACAATTAGAAAAGCAATTGATAACAAAAGGTTTCAATAAACAGTTGGTTCAAAAAGCATTAAATTTAAAATATGAACTATTAAAATTACAAGAAGCCGCTCAACAACAAAATCAAGATAATAAAAGAGAAGGAGTAACTAATAAAAAAGAATTTCAAAACTCCTCTCCTGCCCTACCGCAAAAGTTACAAGAATATTTAAATAGTATAGAAATATTAAATAGACAAAGCTTACCTTTGCGCTCGCAATTTAATAAACGTATTCAAGAATATTTTAAAAAAAATGATAAATTATAA